Proteins encoded by one window of Chryseobacterium foetidum:
- the ychF gene encoding redox-regulated ATPase YchF, with translation MKCGIVGLPNVGKSTLFNCLSNAKAQSANYPFCTIEPNLGTVSVPDQRLFELEKIISPEKVIPAVVEIVDIAGLVKGASKGEGLGNQFLANIRECEAIIHVLRCFDNGNIVHVEGSVDPMRDKEIIDIELQLKDMETVAKAVEKAKKFIKSGKKEDILAYETLQNLQKHLEDGKNAREFAADDSMKAVISEVQLLTNKPVLYVCNVDENSIKNGNDWITKIEEMAKAENAEVVVLAAQIEADINELETFEEREIFLDELGLTEPGVNRLIRKAYDLLKLQTYFTAGVKEVRAWTIGQGWTAPQAAGVIHTDFEKGFIRAEVIKYDDYMTYGSEAKIKEAGKLGVEGKEYIVKDGDIMHFRFNV, from the coding sequence ATGAAATGTGGAATCGTAGGCTTGCCAAACGTAGGTAAATCAACTCTTTTTAACTGTCTGAGCAACGCAAAAGCACAGTCAGCAAACTATCCTTTCTGTACTATCGAGCCCAATTTGGGAACGGTTTCTGTGCCGGATCAAAGATTATTCGAGCTTGAAAAAATCATTAGCCCTGAAAAAGTAATTCCTGCTGTCGTAGAGATTGTCGACATCGCGGGTCTTGTAAAAGGGGCAAGTAAAGGTGAAGGTCTTGGAAATCAGTTTTTGGCAAATATCAGAGAGTGTGAAGCGATTATTCATGTTTTAAGATGTTTTGACAACGGAAATATTGTGCACGTGGAAGGTTCTGTAGATCCTATGCGGGACAAGGAAATCATCGATATCGAGCTTCAGTTGAAAGATATGGAAACAGTGGCTAAAGCTGTTGAAAAGGCTAAAAAGTTCATCAAATCCGGTAAAAAGGAAGATATTTTGGCTTACGAAACACTTCAGAATCTTCAGAAGCATTTGGAGGATGGTAAAAACGCCAGGGAATTTGCTGCAGATGACAGTATGAAAGCCGTTATCAGCGAAGTTCAGTTACTGACCAATAAACCGGTACTTTACGTTTGTAATGTAGACGAGAATTCCATCAAAAATGGAAACGACTGGATTACCAAAATCGAAGAAATGGCTAAAGCTGAAAACGCTGAAGTCGTTGTTTTGGCAGCACAGATTGAAGCCGACATCAATGAGCTTGAAACTTTTGAAGAAAGAGAAATTTTCCTTGACGAATTGGGTTTAACTGAACCGGGTGTTAACCGCCTGATCAGAAAGGCATACGATTTGTTGAAACTTCAAACCTACTTTACAGCGGGTGTAAAAGAAGTCAGAGCCTGGACAATCGGACAGGGCTGGACGGCACCTCAGGCTGCAGGAGTAATCCACACAGATTTTGAAAAAGGATTTATCCGTGCGGAGGTAATCAAATATGATGATTACATGACTTACGGCTCTGAAGCAAAAATCAAAGAAGCCGGAAAACTGGGAGTTGAAGGAAAAGAATATATCGTGAAAGACGGCGATATCATGCATTTCAGATTCAACGTCTAA
- a CDS encoding ferritin → MNTNRLSQRLEQALSDQMNTEDLQSRVYYSYGIWAADKGYGGISNFLFRHAQEERDHAVKFMQYILNRGGKPTITALEAPGAEPTSLSNCFDLVFQHEVDNTTAIYNLVNIAFDEKDWASWNFLQWFVKEQIEEETFAMNLIDKLKIAGGDRASDESLFTLDKTLESLPDDAELAQNATGPNP, encoded by the coding sequence ATGAATACCAACAGACTTTCACAAAGACTTGAGCAGGCCTTAAGTGACCAGATGAATACAGAAGATTTACAGTCAAGAGTGTATTACTCATACGGAATTTGGGCAGCTGACAAGGGTTATGGTGGAATTTCGAATTTTCTTTTCCGTCACGCGCAGGAAGAAAGAGACCATGCCGTGAAGTTTATGCAATATATACTGAACAGAGGTGGTAAACCAACAATTACGGCACTTGAAGCTCCCGGTGCAGAACCTACAAGTTTGTCCAACTGTTTTGATCTTGTTTTTCAGCATGAAGTTGACAATACAACGGCAATTTATAACTTAGTAAATATCGCATTTGACGAAAAGGATTGGGCTTCATGGAATTTCCTTCAGTGGTTCGTAAAAGAACAGATTGAAGAAGAAACATTTGCCATGAACCTGATTGATAAATTAAAAATCGCAGGTGGCGACAGAGCAAGCGACGAGTCATTATTTACTCTCGATAAAACTCTTGAATCACTACCGGATGATGCCGAGCTGGCGCAGAATGCCACAGGGCCAAACCCATAA
- a CDS encoding dicarboxylate/amino acid:cation symporter gives MQQVLKNYSGILLLLFGITVGSIIGIVAPQVVDFLKPLGDIFLNLLFVSVVPLVFFAVANSIASLEQQSKFGKIMLIMGFTFLCFIITAAVFTIIVVYFFPVSGVSGSREIVDDVANNDSWGNRIVSFFTVGEFTQLFSRQNMLALLIFSFMTGFSARKAGEKGQPFRTFIASGYEVMKELLLMIMKIAPIGLGAYFAYQVATLGPQLFGFYAKPLGLYYIAGIVYFILFFSLYAFMAKGKYGVKSFWTNAIYPTLTALSTCSSFATMPANLQAASKIGVPANIANLVIPIGTTLHKNGSSMSSIIKIYVAFLIIGRDFFDPVNLLLALGITVFVSIVAGGIPNGGYIGEMLMISVYQLPQEAIPAVMIIGTLVDPLATVLNAVGQLVASMFVSRFV, from the coding sequence ATGCAACAGGTCTTAAAAAACTATTCGGGAATTCTACTTTTACTTTTCGGAATTACAGTCGGCAGCATCATCGGAATTGTCGCTCCTCAGGTTGTCGATTTTCTAAAACCTTTAGGAGATATTTTTCTGAATCTCCTTTTTGTAAGCGTTGTTCCGCTGGTATTTTTTGCAGTTGCCAATTCAATCGCTTCGCTCGAACAACAATCTAAGTTTGGGAAGATTATGCTTATCATGGGCTTTACTTTTCTGTGTTTCATCATTACAGCAGCAGTTTTTACCATTATTGTTGTTTATTTTTTCCCTGTTTCGGGAGTTTCCGGAAGTAGGGAGATTGTGGATGATGTAGCCAATAACGACAGTTGGGGCAACCGAATCGTAAGTTTTTTCACGGTAGGAGAATTTACGCAGCTGTTTTCAAGACAGAATATGCTGGCACTTTTGATTTTCTCATTTATGACAGGTTTCTCAGCAAGAAAAGCAGGTGAAAAAGGTCAGCCTTTCAGAACATTTATTGCATCAGGGTATGAGGTAATGAAAGAATTACTTCTAATGATTATGAAAATTGCACCGATTGGTTTGGGTGCTTACTTCGCATATCAGGTCGCAACTCTGGGACCTCAACTGTTTGGATTTTACGCCAAACCATTAGGGCTTTATTATATTGCAGGAATCGTCTATTTCATTTTGTTTTTTTCGCTGTATGCATTTATGGCTAAAGGAAAATATGGCGTAAAAAGTTTCTGGACCAATGCCATTTATCCAACGCTGACAGCTTTAAGCACCTGCAGCAGTTTCGCGACCATGCCCGCGAATTTACAGGCTGCATCGAAAATTGGAGTTCCTGCCAACATCGCCAATCTTGTCATTCCCATTGGAACAACATTACATAAAAACGGATCGTCGATGTCTTCCATCATTAAAATTTATGTTGCTTTTCTCATTATCGGAAGAGATTTTTTTGATCCTGTGAATTTGCTTTTGGCTTTGGGAATCACAGTTTTTGTAAGCATCGTTGCCGGCGGAATTCCCAACGGCGGATATATTGGTGAAATGCTGATGATTTCTGTTTACCAATTACCACAGGAAGCAATTCCTGCTGTGATGATTATCGGTACACTGGTTGATCCGCTGGCTACGGTTTTGAATGCGGTTGGGCAGTTGGTGGCATCGATGTTTGTGAGTAGGTTTGTATGA
- a CDS encoding DUF779 domain-containing protein produces the protein METQNKISRLSVTEKALEVIWQLEKQHGELMFYQAGGCCEGTQPQCFEKGGYFPRMNDAMIGTINGHEFWIDRDLFEYWQYSHFTLDILEGFGPGGFSLETPLGKTFKVHYRLFTPEELKNLEDVKRSV, from the coding sequence ATGGAAACACAGAATAAAATATCCCGACTCTCCGTCACAGAGAAAGCCCTCGAAGTCATCTGGCAGCTCGAAAAACAACATGGCGAACTCATGTTTTATCAGGCAGGCGGATGTTGTGAAGGCACACAGCCTCAGTGTTTTGAAAAAGGCGGCTATTTTCCCAGAATGAACGATGCCATGATCGGCACCATCAACGGCCACGAATTCTGGATCGACCGCGATCTCTTTGAATACTGGCAATACTCTCATTTCACCTTAGACATCCTCGAAGGCTTTGGTCCCGGCGGCTTTTCCCTGGAAACACCTCTGGGAAAAACTTTTAAAGTGCATTACAGATTATTCACACCGGAAGAACTGAAAAATCTCGAAGATGTAAAACGGAGTGTATAG
- a CDS encoding aldehyde dehydrogenase family protein, with amino-acid sequence MSTATQNQSDTLLQWPEFKSQYNNYINGEFTAPVNGKYFDVVSPVNGKVFTQAAHSSKEDLEVAVNAATEAFKSWKNTSSTERSIILNKIADRIEQNLEYLATVETIDNGKAVRETLAADIPLAVDHFRYFASVIRAEEGSHNELDKDTVSLIVHEPLGVIAQIIPWNFPILMAVWKLAPALAAGNCVVLKPAESTPVSILVLMELIGDLLPAGVVNIVNGFGAELGRALVTNPKVNKAAFTGSTVTGRLVMQYATENIIPVTLELGGKSPNIFFTSVMDADDEFLDKAIEGAVLFALNQGEICTAPSRLLVQEDIADAFIEKVIERVKSIKVGNPLDKTTMMGAQASQIQKDKILSYIKLGKEEGAEVLVGGDVNHVGEGLENGYYIQPTIFKGNNRMRIFQEEIFGPVLAFTTFKDEDEALKIANDTIYGLGAGVWTRDAHQLYNIPRHIEAGRVWVNQYHAYPAGAPFGGYKQSGIGRENHKMMLDHYRQTKNMLISYNKNKLGFF; translated from the coding sequence ATGAGTACAGCAACACAAAATCAATCAGACACACTATTGCAGTGGCCGGAATTCAAAAGTCAGTATAATAACTACATTAACGGTGAATTTACCGCTCCTGTCAACGGGAAATACTTCGATGTCGTTTCTCCTGTAAACGGAAAAGTTTTCACTCAGGCAGCCCATTCCTCAAAAGAAGACCTGGAAGTAGCCGTCAACGCAGCAACCGAAGCTTTCAAATCCTGGAAAAATACTTCTTCCACGGAGAGAAGCATTATTTTAAACAAAATTGCCGACAGAATTGAGCAGAATTTAGAATATCTTGCTACAGTCGAAACAATCGACAACGGTAAGGCGGTCAGGGAAACCCTTGCAGCCGACATTCCTTTGGCGGTAGACCATTTCAGATATTTTGCATCAGTGATCAGAGCGGAAGAAGGTTCGCACAACGAGCTCGATAAAGACACAGTTTCATTGATCGTCCACGAGCCACTCGGGGTTATTGCACAGATTATCCCATGGAATTTCCCGATTTTAATGGCAGTCTGGAAGCTGGCTCCGGCATTGGCAGCAGGAAACTGCGTAGTTTTGAAACCGGCAGAAAGTACACCGGTGTCGATTTTAGTTTTAATGGAACTGATCGGCGATCTGCTTCCGGCAGGTGTTGTAAACATCGTCAACGGTTTCGGAGCAGAATTGGGAAGAGCCTTAGTTACCAATCCTAAAGTAAACAAAGCAGCATTCACAGGATCAACAGTAACAGGCCGTCTTGTAATGCAGTACGCCACAGAAAACATCATTCCGGTAACTTTGGAATTAGGCGGAAAATCTCCAAACATTTTCTTCACTTCGGTAATGGATGCAGACGATGAGTTTTTAGACAAAGCGATCGAAGGTGCAGTTTTATTTGCCTTAAATCAGGGCGAAATCTGTACGGCACCGTCAAGACTTCTCGTTCAGGAAGATATTGCAGACGCCTTCATCGAAAAAGTAATCGAAAGAGTGAAATCCATCAAGGTAGGAAATCCGTTGGATAAAACCACGATGATGGGAGCTCAGGCATCTCAGATTCAAAAAGATAAAATACTCTCTTACATCAAATTGGGTAAGGAAGAAGGAGCAGAAGTGCTTGTAGGCGGTGATGTTAATCACGTAGGCGAAGGTCTGGAAAACGGATATTACATTCAGCCAACCATCTTCAAAGGCAACAACAGAATGAGAATCTTTCAGGAAGAAATTTTCGGACCTGTTCTGGCGTTTACCACTTTCAAAGACGAAGATGAAGCCCTGAAAATTGCCAATGACACCATTTACGGTCTTGGAGCCGGCGTATGGACGAGAGATGCGCATCAGCTTTACAACATTCCGCGTCACATCGAAGCGGGCAGGGTTTGGGTCAATCAATACCATGCCTATCCTGCAGGAGCGCCGTTTGGAGGGTACAAACAGTCGGGAATCGGAAGAGAAAATCACAAAATGATGCTCGATCATTACCGTCAGACCAAAAACATGCTGATTTCCTACAATAAAAACAAATTAGGTTTCTTTTAA